The Thermococcus thermotolerans genome contains a region encoding:
- the hydA gene encoding NADPH-dependent hydrogenase/sulfhydrogenase 1 subunit alpha produces the protein MKNLYLPITVDHIARVEGKGGVEIIVGDEGVKEVRINIIEGPRFFEAITIGKKLDEALAVYPRICSFCSAAHKLTALEAAEKALDFTPREEIQALREVLYIGDMIESHALHLYLLVLPDYLGYSNPLKMVEEYKKEIGIALELKNLGSWMMDELGSRAIHQENAVLGGFGKLPGKATLELMKKRLSEALPKAEYTFELFARLEQYREVEGPIIHMAVKPRGDVYGIYGDAISVSDGFEFPSEDYKMHMVERVVEHSFAKHSFYNGEKPFMTGAISRVVNHADKLYGRAKELYESHRDLLRPTNPFANNLAQALELVYFTEKAIDLIDEALAKWPVRPRDEVEIRDGFGVSTTEAPRGILVYALEVKDGRVAYADIITPTAFNLAMMEVHVRMMAEKHYNDDPERLKLLAEMVVRAYDPCISCSVHVARL, from the coding sequence ATGAAGAACCTTTACCTTCCAATCACGGTTGACCACATAGCGAGGGTTGAAGGAAAGGGAGGCGTAGAAATCATAGTGGGCGACGAGGGAGTAAAGGAAGTCAGGATCAACATCATAGAGGGGCCAAGGTTCTTCGAGGCCATAACCATTGGTAAAAAGCTCGACGAGGCTCTGGCGGTTTACCCGAGGATATGCTCATTCTGTTCCGCGGCACACAAGCTCACGGCGCTGGAAGCGGCGGAGAAGGCCCTCGACTTCACTCCCCGCGAAGAGATTCAGGCCCTGAGAGAGGTGCTCTACATAGGCGACATGATAGAGAGCCACGCGCTCCACCTCTACCTCTTGGTTTTGCCAGACTACCTCGGCTACTCAAACCCGCTCAAGATGGTGGAAGAGTACAAGAAGGAGATAGGCATCGCACTGGAGCTCAAAAACCTTGGAAGCTGGATGATGGACGAGCTTGGAAGCAGGGCGATACACCAGGAGAACGCGGTACTCGGAGGCTTCGGAAAACTTCCGGGCAAGGCCACCCTTGAGCTTATGAAGAAGCGCCTCAGCGAGGCACTCCCAAAGGCCGAGTATACCTTTGAACTCTTTGCAAGGCTTGAACAGTATAGGGAAGTAGAGGGCCCGATAATCCACATGGCCGTGAAGCCGAGGGGGGACGTCTACGGCATATACGGCGACGCCATAAGCGTCAGCGACGGCTTCGAGTTCCCGAGCGAGGACTACAAGATGCATATGGTCGAGCGCGTTGTGGAGCACAGCTTCGCCAAGCACAGCTTCTACAACGGCGAAAAGCCCTTCATGACCGGAGCCATATCCCGCGTCGTCAACCACGCTGACAAGCTCTATGGAAGGGCGAAAGAGCTCTACGAGAGCCACAGGGATCTGCTCAGGCCGACCAACCCCTTTGCCAACAACCTGGCTCAGGCCCTTGAGCTGGTTTACTTCACCGAAAAGGCGATTGACCTCATAGACGAGGCCCTCGCGAAGTGGCCGGTAAGACCGAGGGACGAGGTCGAGATAAGGGACGGCTTCGGCGTCAGCACGACCGAGGCCCCGCGCGGAATCCTCGTCTACGCCCTCGAAGTCAAGGACGGAAGAGTAGCTTACGCGGACATCATAACGCCCACAGCCTTCAACCTCGCCATGATGGAGGTTCACGTGAGGATGATGGCGGAGAAGCACTACAACGACGACCCCGAAAGGCTCAAGCTCCTTGCCGAGATGGTCGTTCGCGCCTACGACCCGTGCATCTCCTGTTCGGTGCACGTGGCGAGGCTCTGA
- the hydG gene encoding NADPH-dependent hydrogenase/sulfhydrogenase 1 subunit gamma, translating into MSEVVPREIMMPDENPYALHKAKVLKVYQLTEKEKLFLFRFEDPVLAEKWTFRPGQFVQLTIPGVGEVPISICSSAMRRGFFELCIRKAGRVTTVVHRLKPGDTVLVRGPYGNGFPVDDWEGMDLLLIAAGLGTAPLRSVFLYAMDNRWKYGNITFINTARYGKDLLFYKELEAMKDLAEAENVKIIQSVTRDPDWPGRHGRPQNFIVEANTNPKKTAVAICGPPRMYKAVFESLINYGYRPENIFVTLERKMKCGIGKCGHCNVGTSTSWKYICKDGPVFTYFDIVSTPGLLD; encoded by the coding sequence ATGAGCGAGGTAGTTCCAAGGGAGATTATGATGCCCGATGAGAATCCCTATGCACTTCACAAGGCAAAGGTTCTCAAGGTTTATCAGCTCACAGAGAAGGAGAAGCTATTCCTCTTCAGATTCGAGGATCCGGTATTGGCAGAAAAGTGGACTTTCCGCCCAGGACAGTTCGTCCAGCTTACGATACCCGGCGTCGGCGAGGTTCCGATAAGTATCTGCTCCTCCGCCATGAGGCGGGGCTTCTTTGAGCTGTGCATCAGGAAAGCTGGAAGGGTAACAACCGTCGTCCACAGGCTCAAGCCGGGGGACACCGTCCTGGTGAGGGGACCCTATGGAAACGGTTTTCCGGTTGATGACTGGGAGGGCATGGACCTACTCCTCATAGCCGCCGGATTGGGGACAGCACCGCTCAGAAGCGTATTTCTATACGCCATGGACAACCGCTGGAAGTACGGCAACATAACCTTCATCAACACCGCCCGCTACGGCAAGGATCTCCTGTTCTACAAGGAGCTGGAGGCGATGAAGGATTTGGCGGAGGCAGAGAACGTCAAGATAATCCAGAGTGTCACGAGGGATCCGGACTGGCCGGGGAGGCACGGCAGGCCACAGAACTTCATCGTTGAGGCGAACACCAACCCGAAGAAGACCGCGGTGGCAATATGCGGCCCCCCGAGGATGTACAAAGCCGTCTTTGAGTCGCTCATCAACTACGGTTACAGACCGGAGAACATATTCGTCACGCTGGAGAGAAAGATGAAGTGCGGGATAGGCAAGTGCGGGCACTGCAACGTTGGGACGAGCACCAGCTGGAAGTACATCTGTAAAGACGGTCCAGTCTTCACGTACTTCGACATAGTATCAACACCGGGACTGCTCGACTGA
- the lonB gene encoding ATP-dependent protease LonB: MGEDTKVERETLAPREYGESLDLGLDFNTTEEIEVPEKLIDQVIGQEHAVEVIRTAATQKRHVLLIGEPGTGKSMLGQAMAELLPTENLEDILVFPNSEDENMPRIKTVPACQGRRIVEKYREKAKGQESIKSYILLFVMFTVMLALFIEFSATTLLMGLFVIILTIMALSNMRLRNTVLVPKLLVDNCGRTKAPFIDATGAHAGALLGDVRHDPFQSGGLGTPAHERVEPGMIHRAHKGVLFIDEIATLSLKMQQSLLTAMQEKKFPITGQSEMSSGAMVRTEPVPCDFVLVAAGNLDTVDKMHPALRSRIRGYGYEVYMRTTMPDTIENRRKLVQFVAQEVKRDGKIPHFTREAVEEIVREAQKRAGRKGHLTLRLRDLGGIVRAAGDIAVKKGKKYVEREDVLEAIRMAKPLEKQLADWYIERKKEYQVIKTEGSEIGRVNGLAVIGEQSGIVLPIEAVVAPAASKEEGKIIVTGKLGEIAKEAVQNVSAIIKRYKGEDISRYDIHVQFLQTYEGVEGDSASISVATAVISALEEIPIRQDVAMTGSLSVRGEVLPIGGATPKIEAAIEAGIKTVIIPKSNEKDVFLSRDKAERIQIFPVETIDEVLEIALEESEKKRELLRRIREALPLSIQS, translated from the coding sequence ATGGGGGAAGACACGAAGGTTGAGAGGGAAACCCTGGCCCCCAGGGAATACGGAGAGAGCCTTGATTTAGGGCTGGATTTCAACACGACCGAGGAGATAGAGGTTCCCGAAAAGCTCATCGATCAGGTCATCGGACAGGAGCACGCGGTGGAGGTCATAAGAACAGCCGCCACCCAGAAAAGGCACGTTCTCCTGATAGGTGAACCCGGAACGGGTAAGTCAATGCTCGGTCAGGCGATGGCTGAGCTCCTCCCAACGGAGAACCTTGAGGACATACTCGTCTTCCCTAACTCCGAAGACGAGAACATGCCCAGGATAAAAACCGTCCCGGCCTGTCAGGGTAGGAGGATAGTCGAAAAGTACCGCGAGAAGGCCAAGGGTCAGGAGAGCATAAAATCCTACATACTTCTCTTTGTCATGTTCACGGTGATGCTTGCGCTTTTTATAGAGTTCAGTGCCACAACGCTCCTGATGGGCCTGTTTGTTATTATACTCACCATAATGGCCCTGTCAAATATGCGTCTCCGCAATACAGTGCTCGTCCCCAAGCTTCTGGTGGATAACTGCGGCAGAACCAAGGCGCCGTTCATCGATGCAACTGGAGCCCACGCGGGTGCGCTCCTCGGCGACGTACGTCACGACCCGTTCCAGTCCGGCGGACTGGGAACGCCAGCCCACGAGAGGGTAGAGCCGGGTATGATACATCGCGCTCATAAAGGTGTGCTGTTCATAGACGAGATAGCAACTCTCAGCTTGAAGATGCAGCAGAGCCTGCTGACGGCTATGCAGGAGAAGAAGTTCCCGATAACCGGCCAGAGCGAGATGTCAAGCGGTGCAATGGTCCGGACCGAGCCCGTCCCGTGTGACTTCGTCCTCGTCGCGGCCGGAAACCTAGACACCGTTGACAAGATGCACCCTGCATTGCGCTCCCGTATCAGGGGCTACGGTTACGAGGTCTACATGCGCACCACCATGCCCGACACCATTGAGAACAGGCGCAAGCTCGTCCAGTTCGTCGCCCAGGAGGTAAAGCGCGACGGAAAGATTCCGCACTTCACGCGGGAGGCAGTTGAGGAGATCGTCAGGGAGGCCCAGAAAAGGGCGGGCAGAAAAGGCCATCTTACACTCCGCCTCCGTGACCTCGGCGGTATCGTTCGCGCCGCCGGGGACATCGCGGTCAAGAAGGGCAAGAAGTACGTGGAGCGCGAGGACGTCCTTGAAGCGATAAGGATGGCCAAGCCGCTCGAAAAGCAGCTGGCCGACTGGTACATAGAGCGCAAGAAGGAGTACCAGGTCATCAAGACCGAGGGAAGCGAGATAGGCCGTGTCAACGGATTGGCCGTAATCGGTGAGCAGAGCGGTATCGTTCTGCCCATAGAGGCTGTCGTTGCCCCTGCCGCGAGCAAGGAGGAGGGCAAGATAATAGTCACAGGAAAGCTCGGGGAGATAGCCAAGGAGGCCGTCCAGAATGTCTCGGCAATAATCAAGCGCTACAAGGGCGAGGACATAAGTCGCTATGATATTCACGTCCAGTTCCTCCAGACCTACGAAGGGGTAGAAGGTGACTCTGCCAGCATAAGCGTCGCGACAGCCGTCATCTCGGCCCTGGAGGAGATACCGATAAGGCAGGACGTGGCCATGACAGGTTCACTGAGCGTTCGCGGCGAGGTGCTCCCGATAGGTGGGGCGACCCCAAAGATAGAAGCCGCCATAGAGGCGGGCATAAAGACGGTCATAATCCCCAAGAGCAACGAGAAGGATGTCTTCCTCAGCAGGGACAAGGCGGAGAGGATTCAGATATTCCCTGTAGAGACCATAGACGAGGTGCTTGAGATAGCCCTCGAAGAAAGCGAGAAGAAGAGGGAGCTGCTCAGGCGCATACGGGAGGCCCTTCCTCTTTCTATTCAATCATGA
- the hydB gene encoding NADPH-dependent hydrogenase/sulfhydrogenase 1 subunit beta — protein MRYVKLPKENTYAFLERLKEWGKLYAPVKISEKFYDFREIDDVKKVEFHYNRTIMPPKKFFFLPREKLFEFNIRKAEYKEVIEDVEPFVLFGLHACDIFGLKILDTIYLDELPDKYYKVRREKGIIIGISCMPDEYCFCNLRETDFADDGFDLFLHELPDGWLVRVGTPTGHRIVDKNIKLFEEVSTEDICNFREFENKRSKAFKYHEDWSNLRYLLELEMEHPMWEEQAAICLACGNCNTTCPTCRCYEVQDIVNLDGNTGYRERRWDSCQLRSHGLVAGNHNFRPTKKSRFMNRYLCKNSYNEKLGISYCVGCGRCTYFCPAGISFVKNLRTIMGLEEKSCPSEISEEIPKRGFAYATEIRGEDI, from the coding sequence TTGAGATATGTTAAGCTCCCGAAGGAGAACACCTATGCCTTCCTTGAAAGGCTCAAGGAGTGGGGCAAGCTCTACGCCCCGGTGAAAATCTCCGAAAAGTTCTACGACTTCAGAGAAATAGACGACGTCAAAAAGGTTGAGTTCCACTACAACAGAACAATAATGCCGCCGAAGAAGTTCTTCTTCCTGCCGAGGGAGAAGCTCTTTGAGTTCAACATCAGAAAGGCGGAGTACAAGGAAGTTATTGAAGATGTGGAGCCGTTTGTGCTCTTTGGCCTTCACGCCTGCGACATCTTCGGCCTCAAGATACTCGACACCATCTACCTCGACGAGCTTCCGGACAAGTACTACAAGGTCCGCCGGGAGAAAGGCATCATCATAGGCATCAGCTGCATGCCCGACGAGTACTGCTTCTGCAACCTCCGCGAGACGGATTTTGCCGACGACGGCTTCGACCTCTTCCTTCACGAGCTCCCGGACGGCTGGCTCGTAAGGGTCGGCACGCCAACAGGTCACAGGATAGTTGACAAGAACATCAAGCTCTTTGAGGAGGTCAGCACGGAGGACATCTGCAACTTCCGTGAATTCGAGAACAAGCGCTCAAAGGCATTCAAGTATCACGAGGACTGGAGCAACCTTAGGTATCTTCTTGAGCTTGAGATGGAGCACCCGATGTGGGAAGAGCAGGCCGCCATCTGTCTTGCCTGCGGCAACTGCAACACCACCTGCCCGACCTGCCGCTGCTACGAAGTCCAGGACATAGTCAACCTCGACGGAAACACCGGCTACCGTGAGAGGCGCTGGGACTCCTGCCAGCTCAGGAGCCACGGACTCGTCGCAGGGAACCACAACTTCAGGCCGACCAAGAAGAGCCGCTTCATGAACCGCTACCTCTGCAAGAACTCCTACAACGAGAAGCTCGGCATAAGCTACTGCGTCGGCTGCGGAAGGTGCACCTACTTCTGCCCCGCTGGCATAAGCTTTGTGAAGAACCTGCGCACGATCATGGGGCTTGAGGAGAAGTCATGTCCCTCGGAGATAAGTGAGGAGATTCCAAAGAGGGGCTTCGCCTATGCCACCGAGATAAGGGGTGAGGACATATGA
- a CDS encoding DUF92 domain-containing protein: protein MLERVAVDLAVVAGLGIGSYRFKALDAKGAITAALLGLSVIELGGVYPFAALLTFVVLGVLATKYKFREKAKLGAAQSRGGIRSWGNVLGNGLAALIFLAFEYFSQMDVFWAASFAAIATANGDTLASELGKIFGKSPKLITTLKPVKPGVNGAVSLAGEVFAVVGAFVIAPFALPLTSEKAAMLFAITLGGFIGVNLDSLIGATLENEGITNNNSTNFLASLFGGFIGAVLFHLIA, encoded by the coding sequence ATGCTTGAGAGGGTGGCAGTGGATCTTGCAGTGGTCGCAGGACTCGGCATCGGTTCGTACAGGTTCAAGGCTCTCGACGCTAAAGGCGCAATCACTGCGGCACTTCTGGGGCTGTCAGTCATAGAGCTGGGCGGAGTGTACCCCTTTGCCGCACTGCTGACCTTTGTGGTTCTGGGTGTTTTGGCCACCAAGTACAAGTTCAGGGAGAAGGCCAAGCTGGGTGCCGCTCAGAGCAGGGGTGGAATAAGGAGCTGGGGTAACGTTCTCGGCAACGGTCTGGCGGCCCTTATCTTCCTCGCATTCGAATATTTCTCCCAGATGGACGTCTTCTGGGCGGCCAGTTTTGCGGCCATAGCAACGGCCAACGGGGATACCCTTGCCAGTGAGCTTGGCAAAATCTTTGGAAAAAGTCCCAAGCTTATCACAACCCTTAAACCCGTCAAGCCGGGAGTAAACGGAGCGGTTTCATTGGCGGGGGAAGTCTTTGCCGTTGTGGGTGCATTTGTAATAGCCCCCTTTGCCCTCCCACTAACGTCGGAAAAGGCAGCAATGCTCTTCGCCATTACCCTAGGTGGCTTCATCGGCGTTAACCTGGACAGCCTTATAGGGGCAACCCTTGAGAACGAGGGGATAACCAACAACAACTCAACTAACTTCCTCGCGAGCCTCTTCGGCGGCTTTATCGGCGCCGTCCTCTTCCACCTCATTGCGTGA
- a CDS encoding Lrp/AsnC family transcriptional regulator, whose translation MADKINGIDIRILKLLAKNARLTYKELAEILGTTRQRISRRMDRLERNGIIKKYTVIPNYDALGYVHVILGITIKPSVSIDEIIPALVEDENIKIVERALGSHNLVIHIVGPKDMKELEKIINEVSRKIPGIDKLDITFVTETVKFEVL comes from the coding sequence ATGGCCGATAAAATAAACGGGATTGACATAAGGATTTTGAAGCTCCTCGCCAAGAACGCCCGCCTTACCTACAAAGAGCTTGCTGAAATTCTCGGCACTACGAGGCAGAGGATATCCAGGAGGATGGACCGTCTGGAGAGGAACGGCATCATAAAGAAGTACACCGTGATACCCAACTATGATGCCCTCGGCTACGTCCATGTGATACTTGGGATCACTATCAAGCCTTCGGTCAGTATTGACGAGATCATCCCTGCCCTCGTTGAGGACGAAAACATCAAGATAGTCGAGCGCGCCCTCGGTTCACACAACCTTGTGATACACATCGTTGGCCCCAAGGACATGAAGGAGCTTGAGAAGATTATAAACGAGGTCTCCCGGAAGATACCCGGCATAGACAAGCTCGATATAACCTTTGTTACGGAGACTGTTAAGTTTGAGGTTCTTTGA
- the hydD gene encoding NADPH-dependent hydrogenase/sulfhydrogenase 1 subunit delta: MENGKVRIGFYALTSCYGCQLQFAMMDEILQLIPNAEIVCWYMIERDSYEDEPVDIAFIEGSVSTEEEAELVKKIRENAKIVVAVGACATQGGVQSWDQNKSLEELWKAVYGDAKVKFQPKPAKPVEEYIKVDYRLYGCPPEKRDFLYAIGTFLVGSWPEDIDYPVCVECRLKGNSCILIEKGEPCLGPLTRAGCDARCPGFNVACIGCRGAIGYDVAWFDSLAKTFKNKGYTKEEIIERMKIFNGHNPKVEEMVEAAFREVEE, translated from the coding sequence ATGGAGAACGGAAAAGTTCGCATCGGGTTTTACGCTCTCACCTCATGCTACGGCTGTCAGCTCCAGTTTGCCATGATGGACGAGATACTCCAGCTCATCCCGAACGCTGAGATAGTGTGCTGGTACATGATAGAGAGGGACTCCTACGAGGACGAGCCAGTCGATATCGCCTTCATCGAGGGAAGCGTTTCAACGGAAGAGGAGGCCGAGCTCGTAAAGAAGATACGCGAGAACGCGAAGATAGTGGTCGCAGTTGGAGCCTGTGCAACCCAGGGAGGAGTGCAGAGCTGGGATCAGAACAAGAGCCTGGAGGAGCTGTGGAAGGCTGTCTACGGTGATGCAAAGGTCAAGTTCCAGCCCAAGCCTGCGAAGCCAGTCGAGGAATACATCAAGGTTGATTACCGCCTCTACGGATGCCCGCCGGAAAAGCGCGACTTCCTCTACGCGATAGGCACCTTCCTGGTAGGCTCATGGCCGGAGGACATAGACTATCCCGTCTGCGTCGAGTGCAGGCTGAAGGGCAACAGCTGCATACTCATCGAGAAGGGCGAGCCGTGCCTCGGCCCGCTCACGAGGGCCGGCTGTGATGCAAGATGCCCAGGCTTCAACGTGGCATGCATCGGGTGCAGAGGGGCGATAGGCTACGATGTTGCCTGGTTTGACTCACTGGCAAAGACCTTCAAGAACAAAGGGTACACCAAGGAGGAGATCATCGAAAGAATGAAGATCTTCAACGGCCACAATCCCAAGGTTGAGGAAATGGTGGAGGCCGCTTTCAGGGAGGTGGAAGAATGA
- a CDS encoding ArsR/SmtB family transcription factor, with translation MKIRDLLDELNAKQKETVIHCAETCGIPDLDREVEIKIEGDMIKFLKALSNPLRLKILKLLRDNWLCVCLISKILDQDQTLISHHLRTLKSLGLIIERKEGKMHFYRTNTEVLQRYLSMINTELV, from the coding sequence ATGAAGATTAGAGACCTCTTGGATGAGCTTAACGCAAAGCAGAAAGAAACGGTTATCCACTGTGCAGAGACCTGCGGTATTCCTGACCTCGACAGGGAAGTGGAAATCAAGATAGAGGGCGACATGATAAAGTTTCTGAAGGCCCTTTCGAACCCGCTGAGACTCAAGATACTCAAGCTTCTCAGGGACAACTGGCTCTGCGTGTGCCTGATATCCAAGATACTCGACCAAGATCAGACCCTGATAAGCCACCACCTGCGCACCCTCAAGTCACTCGGACTGATAATCGAAAGAAAGGAGGGCAAGATGCACTTCTACAGAACCAACACCGAAGTCCTCCAGAGGTACCTTTCCATGATAAACACCGAGCTGGTGTAA
- a CDS encoding DUF2666 domain-containing protein, with product MKVEDQIVFTAHHGNWKVADRLLDMDDEKVAHFIASIANTVNAKIPEYLTEVMNVAGIMSLAGELAKKDLGDAVVALKSPGTARKLGQLVFEEDKKLKKHLVEVAKALLVREVLSKKVPVEYPEEPLNEVRIVFPYNEDHINFVAFHVSGKTKWRAVRRLIIDEKTPMADVARLLASINESITLKLPFYAGIDIKGIEAWFGEFKKVKKAEIPAVVEKYKHFPAENYAPTGFQEHARVYALRTALGKIGLPLDVPAKSLEKYLEKK from the coding sequence ATGAAGGTTGAGGATCAGATAGTGTTTACGGCACATCACGGGAACTGGAAGGTGGCTGACAGGCTCCTGGATATGGATGACGAGAAAGTTGCTCACTTCATAGCGAGCATAGCCAATACTGTCAACGCCAAGATACCCGAGTACCTCACGGAGGTAATGAACGTCGCGGGCATAATGAGCCTCGCGGGGGAGCTGGCCAAGAAAGACCTGGGCGATGCGGTTGTCGCACTCAAATCGCCCGGGACTGCCAGGAAGCTTGGCCAGCTCGTCTTCGAGGAGGACAAGAAGCTCAAAAAGCATCTCGTTGAGGTTGCCAAGGCCCTGCTCGTGAGGGAGGTGCTCTCCAAAAAAGTGCCGGTCGAGTATCCAGAGGAGCCCCTGAACGAAGTCAGAATAGTATTCCCGTACAACGAAGACCACATCAACTTTGTGGCCTTCCACGTGAGCGGAAAAACGAAGTGGAGAGCCGTTAGAAGGCTTATTATTGATGAGAAGACTCCCATGGCAGATGTTGCAAGGCTCCTCGCCAGCATAAACGAGAGCATCACGCTCAAACTGCCCTTCTACGCTGGAATTGACATCAAGGGAATAGAGGCATGGTTTGGTGAATTCAAGAAGGTCAAAAAGGCCGAAATACCTGCAGTCGTTGAGAAGTACAAGCATTTCCCGGCCGAGAATTACGCTCCAACCGGCTTCCAGGAGCACGCAAGGGTCTATGCCCTGAGAACCGCCCTTGGAAAGATAGGTCTGCCCCTTGACGTTCCTGCGAAGAGCCTTGAGAAGTACCTGGAGAAGAAGTGA
- a CDS encoding RidA family protein produces MKKEIVFTEKAPRPIGPYSQGVIAEGRFLFVSGQIPINPETGELVTGSIEEQAEQAIKNLIEVVKAAGGSAENIVKVTVYITDMSAYARFNEVYERYFSTSKPARAVVEVSNLPKGVAVEIEAIAIL; encoded by the coding sequence ATGAAGAAGGAAATAGTTTTCACGGAAAAGGCCCCCAGGCCAATAGGCCCCTACAGTCAGGGAGTAATCGCCGAGGGCAGGTTCCTGTTCGTTTCAGGGCAGATACCTATAAACCCAGAGACAGGAGAGCTGGTGACTGGTTCGATTGAGGAACAGGCCGAGCAGGCAATTAAAAACCTCATAGAGGTCGTTAAAGCGGCAGGCGGAAGCGCCGAGAACATCGTGAAGGTTACCGTCTACATCACGGATATGAGCGCGTACGCCAGGTTCAACGAGGTCTACGAGAGGTATTTCTCAACCTCAAAGCCCGCCAGAGCTGTCGTAGAGGTCTCGAATCTGCCCAAGGGAGTTGCTGTCGAGATAGAGGCGATAGCGATTCTCTAG
- a CDS encoding hydrogenase maturation protease, whose translation MRTLILALGNELMKDDGVGLKAGRMLIERGCDVLEVGTDIFRLSSYYDGEERLIIIDAILSEKFPPGEIVHLQGAEVFEKLKGEIRSAHFMGTIDGLRLLMSLDERLARAEIHFIGVVAKEIDLGMELSEEVEKALSKVVRLVEELCKN comes from the coding sequence TTGAGAACCCTTATCCTTGCCCTCGGCAACGAGCTGATGAAAGATGACGGAGTGGGCCTCAAAGCTGGAAGAATGCTCATCGAGAGGGGATGCGACGTCCTCGAAGTTGGTACTGACATCTTCAGGCTTTCGAGCTACTATGACGGGGAGGAGAGGCTGATAATCATCGACGCCATTTTGAGCGAAAAGTTCCCCCCAGGGGAAATAGTACATCTGCAGGGAGCGGAGGTCTTTGAGAAGCTCAAGGGCGAGATAAGGAGCGCCCACTTCATGGGGACGATAGACGGGCTCAGACTGCTGATGTCGCTCGATGAACGCCTTGCCAGAGCCGAGATACACTTCATCGGCGTCGTTGCCAAGGAGATAGACCTTGGAATGGAGCTCAGCGAGGAAGTTGAAAAGGCCCTGTCCAAAGTCGTCAGGCTCGTTGAAGAACTGTGCAAAAACTGA
- a CDS encoding type II toxin-antitoxin system VapC family toxin, with protein MKELLIDSSLIVKYFKGSERAVELFESFENEDVALYITETVFSEVTYLLLGYFSKLAPRTLKGKKDKLPLEVQVVFKALRGFGFIGSTQRTVFKAMELIQKYAMLPNDALILATCIEHGLALATLDDDFFGPAKVEGVEIITG; from the coding sequence ATGAAGGAATTGCTGATTGACAGCTCCCTTATCGTGAAGTACTTCAAGGGTAGCGAACGGGCGGTTGAACTTTTTGAGTCCTTTGAGAACGAAGACGTAGCCCTTTACATCACCGAAACAGTGTTCAGTGAGGTTACGTATCTGCTCCTCGGCTATTTCTCAAAACTCGCACCCAGGACCCTCAAAGGAAAGAAGGATAAACTGCCGCTCGAGGTTCAGGTTGTTTTTAAAGCTCTGAGAGGCTTTGGGTTCATTGGGTCCACACAAAGAACGGTCTTTAAGGCTATGGAACTCATCCAAAAGTACGCCATGCTTCCAAACGATGCCCTTATCCTTGCAACCTGCATCGAGCACGGTCTTGCACTGGCGACCCTCGATGACGACTTTTTTGGTCCCGCGAAGGTGGAAGGTGTTGAAATTATAACGGGGTGA
- a CDS encoding MazG nucleotide pyrophosphohydrolase domain-containing protein, producing MNELQRRVDELVTEFGGYWEPFQMLAAFVEEVGELADELLKVEGVKGAGDLGKLEEELGDVMFALACIANYYKIDLLDALGKSVEKYRERDRRRWPGNR from the coding sequence ATGAACGAGCTGCAGAGACGGGTCGATGAGCTTGTCACCGAGTTCGGCGGCTACTGGGAACCCTTTCAAATGCTCGCAGCCTTCGTAGAGGAGGTCGGGGAGCTTGCGGACGAGCTCCTGAAGGTGGAAGGAGTCAAAGGGGCTGGAGATCTAGGTAAACTGGAGGAGGAGCTCGGTGACGTTATGTTCGCACTTGCCTGCATAGCCAACTACTATAAAATAGACCTCCTGGATGCGCTTGGAAAGAGCGTTGAGAAATACCGTGAACGTGACAGAAGGAGATGGCCCGGCAATAGATGA
- a CDS encoding Mov34/MPN/PAD-1 family protein: protein MEKVKIRRELLEYLLELARDFYPNEFAGFLREKGGVFEEVLIAPNPHFGRSSAFFDTWMLPYDESIKGTVHSHPGPNPRPSRADLNFFSKFGGVHIIIAYPFVEDSVRAYRSDGSMLQIEVVE from the coding sequence ATGGAAAAGGTGAAAATCCGGCGCGAACTGTTGGAGTATCTCTTGGAACTCGCCCGCGATTTTTATCCCAATGAGTTCGCGGGTTTTTTGAGGGAGAAGGGAGGGGTATTTGAGGAGGTGCTCATAGCCCCAAACCCACACTTCGGGAGGAGTTCAGCCTTCTTTGACACCTGGATGCTCCCCTACGATGAGAGCATCAAGGGGACGGTTCACTCCCATCCGGGGCCGAATCCACGGCCGTCCCGGGCGGATTTGAACTTCTTCTCAAAGTTCGGCGGGGTGCATATCATAATCGCCTATCCCTTCGTGGAGGACAGTGTGAGGGCGTACCGCAGCGATGGGAGCATGCTTCAGATAGAAGTCGTGGAGTAA